In Colletotrichum higginsianum IMI 349063 chromosome 1, whole genome shotgun sequence, one genomic interval encodes:
- a CDS encoding VanZ like family protein, with protein sequence MRIRLPFAGVFFVILLIAGYAGLTSLQLGQYVNDKVLHFGTFFVLTTVFYWILDTNRRRTLNLTLTVCTFVLGLGSEFLQGFLPNGREFDFYDIVANIVGSLAGLGLCSWYHKRMLERKRRTKTYQAVPGEDDEDVELGEGHETGVIESSGARDGGIGVGDGGRTLEEVVDNWDENQVDDWDEDDGDGDIGGVKGKDVETGDIGDSKKRAD encoded by the exons ATGCGGATACGCTTGCCCTTTGCAG gcgtcttcttcgtcatcctcctcatcgcAGGCTACGCCGGCCTGACCTCCCTCCAGCTTGGCCAGTATGTAAACGACAAAGTCCTACACTTCGGCACTTTTTTCGTCCTCACAACCGTCTTCTACTGGATTCTCGATAccaaccgccgccgcacccTCAACCTCACCCTGACCGTCTGCACCTTCGTCCTGGGTCTCGGCTCCGAGTTCCTCCAGGGCTTCCTCCCCAACGGCCGCGAGTTCGACTTCTACGACATCGTCGCCAACATCGTCGGCTcgctcgccggcctgggTCTCTGCTCGTGGTACCACAAGCGCATGCTCGAGCGCAAGCGCCGGACCAAGACATATCAGGCTGTCCCGGgagaggatgacgaggacgtggagctcggcgagggacACGAGACGGGAGTGATCGAGTCGAGCGGTGCCAGGGACGGCGGTatcggcgttggcgacggtGGGAGAACGCTCGAGGAGGTTGTGGATAACTGGGACGAGAACCAGGTGGATGactgggacgaggacgacggcgacggcgacattGGCGGAGTCAAGGGGAAGGATGTCGAGACGGGTGACATTGGTGACTCCAAGAAGCGGGCTGACTAG
- a CDS encoding Protein kinase has protein sequence MQKPPHRGRALARQQRGTCPLVDNPAAGELCCGFQRVQWWKKGYDHWETYDGASGNQAQRTVLPSDPFDVCIVRALAHEIRQCPACRQRFAETFGIPDLWWKKYCRGANGYFGCETTVGDNGAIAALNTWARFQVKLTNEDHPGYEWLKLNTFTRWTPTQTILIIFDLREPLASCMKRVPKEETERDPLFELPDESHWIDPYWAYIRILEKVATLQDAAVWAVRDTVRTTEKMRYGNGSTSPDMPKPAPDYRHLHETARHAIHVSETLDTGVKAARKILLEHDSHKAGPGPAGAQPDAAWTRAWHHTHQRLSFYEDMLSSLQERSASNKARQYNEISLAYNMVAQADSSMSVQIGHLTQKDSEAMKTIAFLTLLFLPATFVSAVFSTSFFDFDADSGLWQVSDQFWLYWAVAIPITTATAALWYCRHGLPPSGLLKSLQRDQAPSNAKHLEEGRVEAFAAFRRQVQKREV, from the exons ATGCAGAAACCGCCTCATCGTGGCAGAGCTCTCGCCCGACAACAACGAGGAACATGTCCATTGGTCGATAACCCAGCTGCGGGGGAGCTCTGCTGCGGCTTCCAACGA GTTCAGTGGTGGAAGAAGG GATACGATCACTGGGAAACATATGACGGCGCGAGCGGGAACCAGGCTCAGCGAACCGTTCTACCGTCGGATCCTTTCGATGTGTGCATCGT GCGCGCTCTGGCTCACGAGATTCGCCAGTGTCCCGCTTGCCGGCAGCGTTTTGCGGAGACGTTCGGGATCCCGGATCTGTGGTGGAAGAAATACTGCAGAGGTGCCAACGGTTATTTCGGTTGCGAGACGACTGTGGGCGACAATGGCGCCATTGCCGCGCTGA ATACGTGGGCACGTTTCCAAGTCAAGCTCACCAACGAGGACCACCCGGGCTACGAGTGGCTGAAGCTCAACACTTTTACCCGATGGACTCCCACCCAGACGATACTCATCATCTTCGACCTCCGGGAACCGCTGGCAAGCTGCATGAAGCGAGTGCCTAAAGAggaaacagagagagatccTCTTTTCGAACTCCCGGATGAGTCGCATTGGATAGATCCTTATTGGGCATACATCCGCATCCTGGAAAAGGTCGCGACGCTGCAGGATGCGGCGGTCTGGGCTGTGCGCGACACCGTCAGAACGACCGAGAAGATGCGGTACGGAAATGGTTCGACATCTCCCGACatgccgaagccggcgcctGACTACCGCCACCTCCACGAAACCGCGAGGCACGCCATACATGTGTCGGAGACTCTGGACACAGGCGTCAAGGCAGCGAGGAAGATTCTGCTGGAGCACGACAGTCACAAGGCAGGGCCGGGGCCGGCTGGCGCCCAGCCTGATGCTGCCTGGACAAGGGCATGGCACCACACCCATCAGCGTCTGTCGTTCTACGAGGATATGCTCAGCAGCCTTCAGGAGCGCTCAGCTTCCAACAAGGCCCGGCAGTACAACGAGATCtctcttgcctacaacatGGTGGCCCAGGCCGACTCGAGCATGTCGGTGCAGATTGGTCATCTCACGCAAAAAGACAGCGAGGCCATGAAGACGATTGCCTTCCTGACGCTCCTGTTCCTTCCGGCGACGTTCGTGTCTGCCGTCTTCAGCACGTCCTTCTTCGATTTCGATGCCGACTCGGGACTATGGCAGGTTTCGGACCAGTTCTGGCTCTACTGGGCAGTGGCCATACCCATCACCACAGCGACGGCCGCCCTGTGGTATTGCCGCCACGGGCTGCCCCCCTCTGGACTTCTCAAGTCTCTGCAGCGGGACCAGGCTCCTTCGAATGCGAAACACCTCGAGGAGGGGCGTGTTGAAGCCTTCGCGGCCTTCCGCCGTCAAGTGCAGAAGAGAGAAGTGTGA
- a CDS encoding Ferric reductase like transmembrane component — translation MGWPYRFLDLSQDEVHLRRQTLDRYGGYALYSAFTPILLALVFRLWSYLSRRWQASAAYDAVPNSPVLKKRRQSWSGSWDARIRKAKWWLADDVYFMGQHWGQKDQWVFGLAWASWLLVLSVLETGNDYLHLTKRFGIIAASQIPFQYLLALKSFSPVAKVFRTSHEELNKWHRVLSRVTLSLLVLHAVFYMNFFVEKGIVQKRLFAPVVFAGVVAFATMNMMTSTAAAAVRRFSYRIFFVTHLIGAFAIPPLVFFHAKSARIFMAKAIIAFLIDLTVRRLRTVTASSKLETIPGTNLVKVSASIPQQKINAFQNRPGSHIYLSVPPAARSSSGQSSSKAMLFEFLFNPFTVASVDEENGSLTLVARQLDGPLTKHLGLFANAGAGVDGGKVPLCIEGPYGAASLHFDTLIGSAVDRVLLVAGGVGATFTVPIYQAILQDNPNAKVEFVWAVRGASDATWAVEANEAPQSILDDPNVHIYLTGDALHSDSTGPMAGLPAETNPDGEMEMTAMPHDRKQNRFASARYRRRPDLRKIVDDFFRQGAEERVAVLVCGPAAMGREVREYVGTWVMTGRDVVWHNEGFGW, via the exons ATGGGTTGGCCATATCGCTTCCTCGATCTCTCGCAAGACGAAGTCCATCTTCGCAGACAGACGTTGGACCGATACGGTGGTTACGCGCTGTATTCGGCTTTCACGCCTATCCTCTTGGCATTGGTCTTCCGGCTTTGGTCCTATCTCAGTCGACGCTGGCAGGCGAGTGCTGCCTATGATGCCGTTCCGAACTCGCCCGTCTTGAAAAAGAGGAGGCAGAGCTGGAGCGGCAGCTGGGATGCCAGGATCAGGAAGGCAAAGTGGTGGCTGGCTGATGATGTCTACTTCATGGGCCAGCATTGGGGTCAGAAGGACCAATGGGTCTTTGGTCTGGCCTGGGCATCATGGCTGCTTGTTCTGAGTGTGCTGGAGACGGGCAATG ACTATCTGCATCTTACCAAGCGCTTCGGCATCATTGCCGCCTCCCAGATCCCATTTCAGTATCTTCTGGCGTTGAAGAGCTTCAGTCCCGTCGCCAAGGTCTTCCGCACATCCCACGAGGAGCTGAACAAATGGCACCGCGTCCTCTCCCGCGTGACGCTCTCTCTTCTCGTGCTCCACGCCGTTTTCTACATGAACTTTTTCGTTGAGAAGGGCATCGTCCAGAAGCGCCTTTTCGCacccgtcgtcttcgccggcgtAGTCGCTTTCGCGACCATGAACATGatgacctcgacggccgccgccgccgtccgcagGTTCTCCTATCGAATCTTCTTCGTCACTCATCTCATTGGCGCCTTCGCAATCCCACCGCTGGTGTTCTTCCACGCCAAATCGGCCCGGATCTTCATGGCAaaggccatcatcgccttCCTCATCGACCTCACCGTCCGCCGTTTGCGCacggtgacggcgtcctcCAAGCTCGAAACCATCCCCGGGACGAACCTGGTCAAGGTCTCGGCTTCGATCCCTCAGCAAAAGATCAATGCGTTCCAGAACCGCCCGGGTTCCCACATCTATCTCAGCGTCCCTCCCGCAGCACGATCCAGTTCCGGCCAGTCATCCTCCAAGGCGATGCTGTTCGAGTTCCTCTTCAACCCGTTCACCGTCGCCTCCGTCGACGAAGAGAATGGCAGTCTCACCCTGGTAGCTCGACAACTGGACGGGCCTTTGACCAAACATCTGGGCCTCTTCGCAAACGCGGGCgctggcgtcgacggcggcaaggtccCGCTGTGCATCGAAGGCCCTTATGGTGCCGCGTCCCTCCACTTCGACACGCTCATCGGCTCTGCCGTCGACCGCGTGCTGCTCGTGGCCGGCGGTGTGGGCGCGACCTTCACCGTCCCAATCTACCAGGCCATCCTCCAGGATAATCCCAACGCCAAGGTCGAATTCGTCTGGGCCGTCCGCGGCGCAAGCGACGCGACCTGGGCCGTGGAGGCCAACGAAGCCCCCCAGagcatcctcgacgaccccAACGTACACATCTACCTcaccggcgacgccctccACTCGGACTCGACAGGGCCCATGGCTGGCCTCCCCGCCGAGACGAACCCGGACGGCGAGATGGAGATGACCGCCATGCCCCACGACCGCAAGCAGAACCGCTTCGCGAGCGCTCGTTACCGCCGGCGCCCGGACCTGCGCAAGATTGTCGACGACTTCTTCAGGCAGGGTGCCGAAGAGAGGGTTGCCGTGCTCGTGTGCGGGCCCGCCGCCATGGGCCGGGAGGTGCGGGAGTACGTTGGCACGTGGGTCATGACGGGCCGCGATGTGGTGTGGCACAACGAGGGTTTTGGGTGGTAG